From the Daucus carota subsp. sativus chromosome 8, DH1 v3.0, whole genome shotgun sequence genome, one window contains:
- the LOC108197507 gene encoding geranylgeranyl transferase type-2 subunit beta 1 isoform X1, with product MYDTENYLSKFSVGMGELEADKHVRYIMEVEKRKDDFEYVVTEHLRINGAYWGLTTIDILGKLDVADKEEVVSWVMKCQHESGGFGGNIGHDPHLVTTLNAVQILALFDSINVLDIDKVSNYIVGLQNEDGSFSGDIWGEIDTRFSYVAICCISLLRCLDKINVEKAVNYIVSCKNLDGGFGCIPGAESHAGQIFCCVGALAITGCLHHVDKDLLGWWLCERQVKSGGLNGRPEKLPDVCYSWWVLSSLTMIDRVHWIDKEKLLRFILDCQDKENGGISDRPDDAVDVFHTYFGVAGLSLLEYPKLKAIDPAYALPVDVVNRIFFK from the exons ATGTACGACACAGAGAACTATCTGTCCAAATTTAG TGTGGGAATGGGGGAGCTGGAAGCTGATAAACATGTTAGATATATTATGGAGGTTGAAAAG AGGAAGGATGATTTTGAGTATGTTGTGACAGAGCATCTGCGTATTAATGGGGCATACTGGGGATTGACGACGATTGATATATTGGGGAAGTTGGATGTTGCAGATAAAGAAGAGGTTGTATCTTGGGTCATGAAGTGCCAACATGAATCAG GTGGATTTGGTGGTAATATTGGTCATGATCCTCATTTGGTCACTACCCTTAATGCAGTACAAATTTTGGCTTTGTTTGACAGTATCAATGTACTTGACATCGATAAGGTGTCGAACT ATATTGTTGGTCTTCAAAATGAAGATGGGTCCTTTTCAGGGGATATATGGGGAGAGATTGACACTCG GTTCTCGTATGTAGCCATTTGTTGCATCTCACTGCTGCGTTGTTTGGACAAAATAAATGTGGAAAAGGCTGTAAATTACATTGTAAGTTGTAAGAATCTGGATGGAGGATTTGGATGCATCCCTGGTGCAGAGTCTCATGCAGGGCAAA TTTTTTGCTGTGTGGGGGCTCTTGCGATAACTGGTTGTCTGCATCATGTTGACAAGGACCTCCTAGGATGGTGGCTGTGTGAGCGACAAGTCAAATCTGGTGGTCTAAATGGTCGTCCTGAGAAGCTTCCTGAT GTCTGCTACTCTTGGTGGGTTCTTTCAAGCTTAACCATGATTGACAGAGTGCATTGGATTGACAAGGAAAAACTTCTTAGATTTATCTTGGATTGCCAG GATAAGGAGAATGGAGGTATATCCGATCGACCAGATGATGCTGTTGATGTCTTCCACACATATTTTGGTGTCGCTG GCCTCTCACTGCTTGAATATCCAAAACTAAAAGCAATTGACCCGGCTTATGCATTGCCTGTGGATGTTGTCAATAGGATTTTCTTCAAATAG
- the LOC108198938 gene encoding sugar transport protein 10: protein MAGGGFVAESSVKQYEGRVTAYVIISCIVAATGGLMFGYDIGISGGVTSMEEFLKKFFPSVYRKSEASSSNTNQYCKFDSQLLTLFTSSLYLAALVASFAASASNKLFGRKITMLVGGIIFLVGAFINGFAQDVAMLIIGRILLGVGVGFANTTVPVYLSEMAPPKIRGALNICFQMAITVGILIANLLNYGFEKMKHNGWRWSLGLAAAPALIMTFGAIFLPDTPNSFIQRGKHDKAKHVLQSIRGTQNVDEEFQDLLEASEVARQIKDPWKNIRKRQYRPQLIITLLIPFFQQVTGINVIMFYAPVLFKTIGFGDDSSLMAAVITGVVNVFSTLVSIFTVDKFGRRFLFLEGGGQMLICQITVALLIASQFGVSGRGDFSKPVGNATIAFICLYVAGFAWSWGPLGWLVPSEIFPLEIRSAGQSINVSVNMFFTFVIGQVFLTLLCKLKYGLFFFFGGFVVIMTIFIFYFVPETKNVPIEEMNRVWKAHWFWHRFIPDDAVGLAHDTDHVQNGNGSGSGTSNGRSNGSDKGKDVELASSSV, encoded by the exons ATGGCAGGCGGAGGATTCGTAGCTGAATCCAGTGTTAAACAGTATGAAGGCCGTGTCACGGCCTATGTTATTATTAGCTGCATTGTTGCTGCGACAGGCGGTCTCATGTTTGGTTATGACATCGGGATTTCAG GGGGGGTGACATCCATGGAAGAATTTTTGAAGAAGTTTTTTCCATCAGTGTACAGAAAATCTGAAGCCTCATCTTCAAATACTAATCAGTACTGCAAATTCGATAGCCAATTGCTGACGTTGTTTACGTCTTCGTTGTACCTAGCagcacttgtagcttcatttgcaGCATCTGCATCAAATAAACTTTTTGGGCGAAAAATAACTATGCTCGTTGGAGGGATCATCTTCCTTGTTGGTGCTTTCATAAACGGATTTGCACAGGATGTCGCGATGCTCATTATAGGTCGTATTTTGCTTGGCGTTGGCGTTGGATTCGCTAACACG ACTGTTCCTGTGTATTTATCCGAAATGGCGCCACCAAAAATAAGAGGAGCACTGAATATTTGCTTTCAAATGGCTATTACTGTCGGAATTTTGATTGCAAACCTTTTAAACTATGGATTTGAAAAAATGAAACACAATGGATGGAGATGGTCCTTGGGACTAGCAGCTGCCCCGGCACTTATTATGACCTTTGGAGCGATTTTCCTCCCGGACACGCCTAATTCATTCATACAGAGAGGGAAGCATGACAAGGCAAAACATGTATTACAGAGCATCCGAGGCACTCAGAACGTTGACGAGGAGTTTCAAGATCTTCTAGAAGCAAGTGAAGTGGCGAGACAAATAAAGGATCCATGGAAAAACATCCGCAAAAGGCAGTACAGGCCTCAACTAATAATTACATTGTTGATTCCATTTTTCCAGCAGGTAACTGGCATTAATGTAATCATGTTTTACGCCCCGGTCTTGTTCAAGACTATTGGTTTTGGTGATGATTCCTCTCTTATGGCTGCTGTAATCACTGGAGTCGTTAATGTCTTTAGCACGTTGGTGTCAATTTTTACCGTTGATAAATTTGGTagaagatttttgtttcttgaaGGCGGAGGCCAGATGTTAATTTGCCAG ATCACCGTGGCTCTCCTGATTGCATCGCAATTTGGAGTATCAGGCCGCGGAGATTTCAGCAAACCTGTAGGGAACGCGACTATAGCCTTTATCTGTTTATACGTGGCCGGATTTGCTTGGTCTTGGGGGCCTTTAGGATGGCTAGTACCAAGTGAAATCTTCCCTTTGGAAATCCGCTCAGCTGGCCAATCCATCAATGTCTCAGTGAACATGTTTTTCACATTCGTCATCGGTCAAGTCTTCCTCACTCTGCTGTGCAAATTGAAGTATGGATTATTCTTTTTCTTCGGAGGATTTGTGGTTATAATGACTATTTTTATCTTCTACTTTGTCCCTGAGACCAAGAATGTTCCGATTGAGGAAATGAATAGAGTGTGGAAGGCACATTGGTTCTGGCACCGGTTCATTCCTGACGATGCTGTTGGCCTAGCCCATGACACTGACCATGTCCAAAATGGCAATGGCAGTGGCAGTGGCACGAGCAATGGCAGGAGTAATGGCAGTGATAAAGGCAAGGACGTTGAGCTCGCTTCATCATCGGTGTAA
- the LOC135148531 gene encoding uncharacterized protein LOC135148531 — MCLFLQFLDVSDDDDPNEDELDGSDTSDDHESDNSDHEEDELNVHTHDAKDDNHLHDVQSSDLVTDETHTYSGGRMLGRRSIQMELPYEGFTALDNLAGTESRGLSVFTVSSSPSMSYKIKLQSGQDGIIEL, encoded by the exons ATGTGTTTGTTTTTACAATTTTTGG ACGtgtctgatgatgatgatcccaATGAAGATGAGTTGGACGGTTCTGATACAAGTGATGATCATGAGTCTGATAACTCTGACCATGAAGAAGATGAGTTGAATGTTCATACTCACGATGCTAAAGATGATAATCACTTGCATGATG TGCAATCCTCAGATTTGGTGACTGATGAAACTCACACTTATAGTGGTGGCAG GATGCTTGGGAGGAGGTCGATCCAGATGGAATTACCATATGAG GGATTTACTGCACTGGATAACCTAGCCGGAACTGAGAGTAGagggttgtctgtttttacAGTATCATCTTCGCCTTCAATGAGTTACAAGATCAAGCTGCAAAGCGGTCAAGATGGAATCATTGAATTGTAA
- the LOC108197163 gene encoding probable arabinosyltransferase ARAD1, with protein sequence MSLIGEKSLVLSRLFSCLIAISMLLLIFSTLFLFQFNEISLVPSVFNIININSSSVYFRPNVRSEHIQKPPLASPILTTEPTRSQGICNVNHAVLRVYMYDLPPEFHFGLMGWSRSGNQVWPDVRNRTQIPQYPGGLNLQHSMEYWLTLDLLSSNAPDVVRPCTVVRVPKPDQADIMFVPFFSSLSYNRFSKLRGEETVSVNNVLQDRLVEFLEGRDEWKRKKGKDHLIVSHHPNSMLTARTKLGSAMFILADFGRYPVEIANLNKDVIAPYKHIIKTTPASKSYTYEDRPILVYFQGAIYRKDGGAVRQELYYLLKDEKDVHFTFGSVGANGVSQAGRGMATSKFCLNIAGDTPSSNRLFDAIATHCVPVIISDDIELPFEDVLDYSTFCIFVRASDALKKDFLLNLLRGIKQDRWTKMWEKLKEVEKHFEYQFPSRPGDAVDMIWGAVSRKLSSYKNEIHRKNRYHKSQL encoded by the coding sequence ATGTCTTTAATTGGGGAAAAGAGCTTGGTTCTGTCAAGGTTGTTTTCGTGCCTGATAGCTATTTCGATGCTTCTATTAATTTTTTCTACCCTTTTCTTGTTTCAGTTTAATGAGATTTCCTTGGTCCCCTCtgtttttaatataatcaatattaatAGCAGTTCAGTTTACTTTAGACCGAATGTGAGAAGTGAGCATATTCAAAAACCTCCTCTTGCTTCACCTATTTTGACTACTGAGCCCACCAGAAGCCAAGGGATTTGCAATGTGAATCATGCTGTTCTCAGAGTATATATGTATGATTTGCCCCCTGAATTTCACTTTGGGCTAATGGGATGGAGTAGAAGTGGGAATCAAGTGTGGCCAGATGTTCGTAATCGTACTCAGATACCTCAGTACCCTGGCGGGCTAAATTTACAGCACAGTATGGAGTACTGGCTAACTCTTGACCTTTTATCGTCGAATGCTCCAGATGTAGTGAGACCATGCACCGTAGTCAGAGTTCCAAAGCCAGATCAAGCTGATATCATGTTTGTGCCATTTTTCTCCTCTCTTAGTTATAACAGGTTCTCTAAGCTTCGAGGGGAAGAGACAGTTAGTGTAAACAATGTCTTGCAAGATAGATTGGTGGAGTTTCTAGAGGGCCGGGATGAATGGAAACGGAAAAAGGGGAAAGATCATTTGATTGTAAGTCACCATCCGAATAGCATGTTAACTGCAAGAACAAAGCTAGGTTCTGCGATGTTCATTCTTGCTGACTTTGGAAGATACCCTGTGGAGATAGCAAACCTTAATAAAGACGTTATAGCTCCATACAAACATATCATAAAGACCACACCTGCTAGTAAGTCTTACACATATGAAGATCGCCCTATATTGGTGTACTTTCAGGGAGCAATTTATAGGAAAGATGGGGGAGCAGTACGCCAAGAATTGTACTACCTTCTAAAAGATGAGAAAGATGTACACTTCACTTTTGGAAGCGTAGGAGCAAATGGGGTCAGTCAAGCAGGCCGAGGAATGGCTACATCCAAATTTTGCTTGAATATTGCTGGAGATACCCCTTCCTCCAATCGGTTATTTGATGCTATTGCTACTCACTGTGTTCCTGTGATAATTAGCGATGATATTGAGCTACCTTTTGAAGATGTACTAGATTACTCTACATTCTGCATATTCGTTCGTGCATCTGATGCCCTCAAAAAGGATTTCCTTTTGAATCTTCTTAGGGGGATCAAGCAAGACAGATGGACCAAGATGTGGGAGAAATTAAAAGAAGTTGAGAAGCACTTTGAATATCAGTTTCCATCAAGGCCTGGCGATGCAGTTGATATGATATGGGGTGCAGTTTCACGTAAGCTTTCTTCATACAAAAATGAGATTCACAGAAAGAACAGATATCACAAATCTCAGCTCTAA
- the LOC108199283 gene encoding squalene monooxygenase SE1 produces the protein MNSSAPSPSLSYNSFVEFWRTAKIDQFFLGELLAFVIGFMVLYSFFRKREKNNSSASAENTRGLSNDHANDLTTRSSESDAAGNADVIVVGAGVAGSALAYTLAKDGRRVHVIERDLTEQDRIVGELLQPGGYLKLIELGLEECVNEIDAQQVFGYALYMDGKNTKLSYPLEKYDKDVAGRSFHNGRFVQRMREKAASLPNVRMEQGTVTSLVEHKGTVRGVQYKTKNGEELSAYAPLTIVCDGCFSNLRRALCNPKVEVPSSFVGLILENINLPHINHGHVILADPSPILFYKISSTEIRCLVDVPGQKVPSVTSGELGRYLKTVVAPQIPPELYDSFIAAVDKGNIRTMPNRSMPADPQPTPGALLLGDAFNMRHPLTGGGMTVALSDIVLIRNLLRPLRDLHDSETLCKYLESFYTLRKPVASTINTLAGALYKVFCASSDKARQEMRNACFDYLSLGGICSEGPVALLSGLNPRPLSLFLHFFAVAIYGVGRLLIPFPSPQKLWLGARLISGACKIIFPIIKSEGVRQMFFPATVPAYYRAPPVF, from the exons ATGAATTCCTCAGCTCCATCTCCTTCTTTATCTTACAATTCCTTCGTCGAATTCTGGAGGACAGCCAAGATTGATCAGTTTTTTCTAGGAGAATTATTGGCTTTTGTGATCGGGTTCATGGTTTTGTATAGTTTTTTCAGAAAGAGGGAGAAAAATAATAGTTCTGCTTCCGCGGAGAATACCAGAGGCCTTAGTAATGATCATGCTAATGATCTTACAACGCGTAGTTCTGAAAGTGATGCTGCTGGAAATGCAGATGTTATCGTTGTAGGCGCGGGAGTTGCTGGTTCTGCTCTTGCCTACACTCTTGCAAAG GATGGCAGGAGGGTTCATGTGATCGAGAGGGATTTGACCGAGCAAGATAGAATTGTAGGCGAACTTCTACAACCAGGAGGTTACttgaaattaattgaattagGACTCGAGG AATGTGTGAATGAAATCGATGCACAGCAAGTTTTCGGATATGCTCTGTACATGGATGGCAAAAATACTAAACTTTCTTATCCGTTGGAGAAATACGACAAGGATGTAGCAGGAAGAAGCTTCCATAATGGGCGCTTTGTTCAACGGATGAGGGAAAAGGCAGCATCACTTCCCAA TGTAAGAATGGAACAAGGGACGGTGACATCATTGGTTGAGCATAAAGGAACCGTAAGAGGGGTGCAATACAAAACCAAGAATGGCGAAGAACTGTCAGCATACGCCCCTCTGACGATTGTATGTGATGGCTGTTTTTCAAATCTTCGACGAGCCCTCTGCAATCCTAAG GTGGAGGTGCCATCGTCTTTTGTTGGtttaattttggaaaatattaATCTTCCGCACATAAACCATGGACATGTTATCCTAGCGGATCCTTCTCCAATCTTGTTCTATAAAATCAGTAGCACAGAAATTCGCTGTTTGGTTGATGTGCCTGGGCAAAAAGTGCCATCGGTTACTAGTGGTGAATTAGGCCGCTATTTGAAGACAGTAGTAGCTCCACAG ATTCCCCCGGAGCTGTATGATTCTTTCATAGCCGCAGTTGACAAAGGGAACATAAGGACAATGCCAAACAGAAGCATGCCTGCTGATCCTCAACCTACTCCCGGGGCACTTCTTTTAGGCGACGCTTTCAATATGCGACATCCTCTGACAGGAGGAGGAATGACTGTTGCTCTGTCTGATATTGTCTTAATCCGGAACCTCCTGAGACCATTACGCGATCTCCATGACTCAGAAACTCTATGCAAGTATCTGGAATCATTCTACACCCTTCGCAAG ccTGTGGCATCTACTATTAACACATTAGCCGGTGCACTCTACAAAGTCTTTTGTGCATCATCTGACAAAGCAAGACAAGAAATGCGCAATGCATGCTTCGACTATCTGAGCCTCGGAGGGATCTGCTCAGAAGGTCCAGTGGCCTtactttctggtctaaatccgcGGCCACTCAGCTTATTTCTCCACTTCTTTGCTGTCGCGATATATGGCGTCGGACGCTTACTAATCCCCTTTCCATCACCACAAAAATTGTGGCTCGGTGCTAGATTAATCTCA GGTGCATGCAAGATAATTTTTCCGATAATAAAGTCCGAAGGCGTTCGACAAATGTTCTTCCCCGCAACGGTTCCTGCATACTACAGAGCTCCTCCTGTGTTTTAA
- the LOC108197247 gene encoding putative pentatricopeptide repeat-containing protein At5g08310, mitochondrial: protein MSILRSSKNLIFLKSLNLKIQSLLLESLPHNHTLKFSHTLFSSSSSEPIDTNNNEIVDKLIHVFTKQPHITENQELVNLGHFITPKIVESVLISFKNWKIALEFFNWASSQSGYRHNAYTFNAMASILSGVRQNAQLKALAAELGRSGCFMSPGAMGFFIRCLGKVGLVEDAVLLFDRFKVSGFCVPNGYTYNCLIEVMAKSCEVEVMEMRLKEMTDTGWQPDKFTLTAVLQCYCNAKKFDKALDVYNVIGQSGWLDTRVLSILVLSFSKWGKVDEAVEMIERMEQLDIRLNEKTFYVLIHGFVKEGKIDKALQLLNKMLNLGILPEFSLYDVLVGALLRNKEFEIVLHLCRQMNELGISPDVQLLTKLLSSFPEEKDVIILFKQAKKTFDDNAIVLLYNSLLKGLVDNRAVEKAYHLLRTMIGENSTGYPEVEEFVPNMSQVHPDTNSYSIVINGLCQTANIDMALKLFHDMQLAGCKSDQLLYNNLIDSLSKSDRLEECYRLLKDMKESGLKPTHFTHNSIFGCLCRREDVGKAHKLLQEMRISGHEPWIKHSTLLVKKLCSNGKAIDACDFLNKMVLEGFVPNIIAYSAAIDGLFKIQEVDRALELFKGICARGYCPDVIAYNIVLKGLLKAERVLEAEDLLREMLKKDLVPSVVTYNLLIDSWCKNGEIDRAMECHSRMDGERREPNIITYTTLIDGLCNAGRSEDAMLLWNEMVRKGCHPNNIAYMAFIHGICKCGRPDEAFIYFQEMQDKQMTPDAFIYVALVEAFLSNSDAPSAIRILVKMAQDNKFPDPLDKNCVRLRDAVFKLSADARTSSTIETLLKEGSIPEFLNNSGNGN from the coding sequence ATGTCAATCTTGAGATCATCTAAAAATCTCATCTTTCTCAAATCTTTAAACCTAAAAATTCAATCTTTGTTACTTGAATCATTGCCTCATAATCATACACTCAAATTCTCACATACCCttttttcctcttcttcttctgaaccTATAGACACAAACAACAATGAAATTGTAGACAAGCTCATACATGTATTTACGAAGCAACCCCATATCACTGAAAATCAAGAATTGGTCAATTTGGGTCATTTTATCACCCCCAAGATCGTTGAGTCTGTGCTAATAAGTTTCAAGAATTGGAAGATAGCTCTTGAGTTTTTTAATTGGGCTTCTAGTCAAAGTGGGTATAGGCATAATGCTTATACTTTTAATGCCATGGCTTCTATCCTATCAGGTGTTCGACAAAATGCCCAGCTGAAAGCTCTCGCCGCGGAGTTGGGGAGGTCTGGTTGTTTTATGAGTCCTGGGGCAATGGGGTTCTTTATTAGGTGTTTAGGGAAGGTGGGGTTGGTTGAAGATGCTGTTTTGTTGTTTGATAGGTTTAAGGTGTCGGGTTTTTGTGTTCCTAATGGTTATACGTATAATTGTTTGATAGAGGTTATGGCGAAGTCGTGTGAGGTTGAGGTGATGGAAATGAGGTTGAAAGAGATGACGGATACGGGTTGGCAGCCGGATAAGTTTACTTTGACTGCGGTGTTGCAGTGTTATTGCAATGCCAAGAAGTTTGATAAAGCTTTAGATGTTTATAATGTGATTGGTCAATCGGGTTGGCTTGATACGCGTGTGCTTTCGATTTTGGTGCTCTCGTTTAGCAAATGGGGGAAAGTTGATGAGGCGGTTGAAATGATTGAAAGGATGGAACAGCTTGATATAAGATTGAATGAGAAGACGTTTTATGTTTTAATCCATGGGTTTGTAAAGGAGGGTAAAATAGATAAAGCTCTTCAGCTGTTAAATAAAATGCTGAATTTAGGAATTTTGCCAGAGTTTTCATTATATGATGTTTTAGTTGGAGCTCTTCTTAGGAATAAAGAGTTTGAGATAGTGTTGCATCTGTGCAGACAGATGAATGAATTAGGTATTAGCCCTGATGTTCAGTTACTCACAAAACTTCTATCTTCTTTTCCCGAAGAAAAGGATGTAATAATATTGTTCAAGCAAGCAAAAAAGACTTTTGATGATAATGCTATAGTTTTGCTATACAATTCTCTATTGAAAGGCCTAGTTGATAATAGAGCAGTTGAAAAAGCGTACCATTTGTTGAGGACAATGATTGGAGAAAATAGCACTGGTTACCCTGAGGTAGAAGAATTTGTTCCAAATATGAGTCAGGTCCATCCAGATACAAATTCTTATAGTATAGTTATCAATGGTCTGTGCCAAACTGCTAATATAGATATGGCTCTCAAGCTATTTCATGATATGCAGCTAGCTGGGTGTAAAAGTGATCAACTTCTTTACAATAATCTGATTGACAGTTTAAGCAAGTCTGATAGATTGGAGGAATGCTATAGGCTTTTGAAAGATATGAAGGAGTCGGGACTTAAACCAACACACTTTACTCACAACTCCATTTTTGGGTGTTTATGTAGAAGAGAGGATGTCGGAAAAGCCCATAAATTGCTGCAAGAGATGCGTATTAGTGGGCACGAACCCTGGATCAAACATTCGACCTTACTAGTGAAAAAGTTGTGCAGTAATGGAAAGGCAATAGACGCATGTGATTTTCTTAATAAGATGGTTCTAGAAGGTTTTGTCCCTAATATAATAGCCTATTCTGCTGCTATAGATGGCCTTTTTAAGATCCAAGAAGTTGATAGAGCTTTGGAGCTATTCAAGGGTATTTGTGCTCGTGGATATTGCCCTGATGTAATTGCCTACAACATTGTTCTAAAAGGCTTATTAAAGGCCGAAAGGGTGTTGGAAGCTGAAGATCTTCTCAGGGAGATGCTAAAGAAGGATCTTGTTCCCTCAGTTGTCACCTATAACTTGCTAATTGATTCTTGGTGCAAAAATGGTGAGATAGATCGAGCCATGGAATGTCATTCAAGAATGGATGGGGAAAGAAGGGAACCTAATATTATCACTTACACAACTTTAATAGATGGATTATGCAATGCAGGAAGATCAGAAGATGCTATGTTGCTTTGGAATGAAATGGTAAGGAAAGGCTGCCACCCAAACAATATTGCTTATATGGCTTTCATCCATGGAATTTGCAAGTGTGGTAGGCCAGATGaagcttttatatattttcaagagATGCAAGATAAACAGATGACACCTGATGCATTTATTTATGTTGCATTGGTAGAAGCTTTCCTTTCTAATTCAGATGCACCATCGGCTATTAGGATCCTAGTAAAGATGGCTCAGGACAATAAGTTTCCAGACCCACTTGACAAGAACTGTGTTAGATTACGAGATGCAGTTTTTAAGTTGTCTGCAGATGCAAGAACCTCTTCTACTATTGAGACTCTTCTTAAAGAAGGCAGTATTCCTGAATTTCTGAATAATTCTGGAAATGGTAATTAG
- the LOC108197507 gene encoding geranylgeranyl transferase type-2 subunit beta 1 isoform X2, with protein sequence MGELEADKHVRYIMEVEKRKDDFEYVVTEHLRINGAYWGLTTIDILGKLDVADKEEVVSWVMKCQHESGGFGGNIGHDPHLVTTLNAVQILALFDSINVLDIDKVSNYIVGLQNEDGSFSGDIWGEIDTRFSYVAICCISLLRCLDKINVEKAVNYIVSCKNLDGGFGCIPGAESHAGQIFCCVGALAITGCLHHVDKDLLGWWLCERQVKSGGLNGRPEKLPDVCYSWWVLSSLTMIDRVHWIDKEKLLRFILDCQDKENGGISDRPDDAVDVFHTYFGVAGLSLLEYPKLKAIDPAYALPVDVVNRIFFK encoded by the exons ATGGGGGAGCTGGAAGCTGATAAACATGTTAGATATATTATGGAGGTTGAAAAG AGGAAGGATGATTTTGAGTATGTTGTGACAGAGCATCTGCGTATTAATGGGGCATACTGGGGATTGACGACGATTGATATATTGGGGAAGTTGGATGTTGCAGATAAAGAAGAGGTTGTATCTTGGGTCATGAAGTGCCAACATGAATCAG GTGGATTTGGTGGTAATATTGGTCATGATCCTCATTTGGTCACTACCCTTAATGCAGTACAAATTTTGGCTTTGTTTGACAGTATCAATGTACTTGACATCGATAAGGTGTCGAACT ATATTGTTGGTCTTCAAAATGAAGATGGGTCCTTTTCAGGGGATATATGGGGAGAGATTGACACTCG GTTCTCGTATGTAGCCATTTGTTGCATCTCACTGCTGCGTTGTTTGGACAAAATAAATGTGGAAAAGGCTGTAAATTACATTGTAAGTTGTAAGAATCTGGATGGAGGATTTGGATGCATCCCTGGTGCAGAGTCTCATGCAGGGCAAA TTTTTTGCTGTGTGGGGGCTCTTGCGATAACTGGTTGTCTGCATCATGTTGACAAGGACCTCCTAGGATGGTGGCTGTGTGAGCGACAAGTCAAATCTGGTGGTCTAAATGGTCGTCCTGAGAAGCTTCCTGAT GTCTGCTACTCTTGGTGGGTTCTTTCAAGCTTAACCATGATTGACAGAGTGCATTGGATTGACAAGGAAAAACTTCTTAGATTTATCTTGGATTGCCAG GATAAGGAGAATGGAGGTATATCCGATCGACCAGATGATGCTGTTGATGTCTTCCACACATATTTTGGTGTCGCTG GCCTCTCACTGCTTGAATATCCAAAACTAAAAGCAATTGACCCGGCTTATGCATTGCCTGTGGATGTTGTCAATAGGATTTTCTTCAAATAG